Proteins from one Camelina sativa cultivar DH55 chromosome 8, Cs, whole genome shotgun sequence genomic window:
- the LOC104709427 gene encoding E3 ubiquitin-protein ligase SINA-like 7 has product MVGASISASSGERTGSSSTSSMVGASISASSGERAGYSSASYMVGASSSASSGQRSDSSRTNVFRTRQTSSSVSPTNGARKRLKMEMDLEVLECSICFETLTIPIFQCDNGHLGCSSCCPKWCNKCPRCALPIGRIRCRAMESVLRSISIPCPNAQFGCTDNVSYGLESTHVNECIFSQCSCPALDCDYTGSYEALWWHYSYGLCVAPRDGSFTYKVPSTVRMNISDKIKIHADRTNELLFAVQCFREPSGVRVTVSCMAPSSPTVGKFSYHLSYTVDGETITYKSQDMKRILEVSFQTPLEHFMLIPHSSLRGDLLEMKLTIEEVNQV; this is encoded by the exons ATGGTTGGAGCCTCGATTTCGGCATCTTCGGGAGAAAGAACTGGTTCTAGCAGTACTTCTTCCATGGTTGGAGCCTCGATTTCGGCATCTTCGGGAGAAAGAGCTGGTTACAGCAGTGCTTCTTACATGGTTGGAGCCTCGAGTTCGGCGTCTTCGGGCCAAAGAAGTGATTCCAGCAGAACTAATGTCTTTCGTACGAGACAAACTTCTTCTTCGGTATCTCCCACTAATGGAGCGAGGAAACGCTTGAAGATGGAGATGGATCTTGAGGTTCTTGAGTGTTCCATTTGCTTCGAAACATTGACAATTCCCATCTTCCAG tGTGATAATGGACATTTGGGTTGTTCCTCTTGCTGTCCAAAATGGTGTAACAAATGCCCACGTTGTGCTTTGCCTATTGGCCGCATTCGATGCAGAGCAATGGAGAGTGTTCTTAGATCAATCTCTATTCCATGCCCAAACGCCCAGTTTGGTTGCACTGATAATGTCTCTTATGGGTTAGAATCAACTCATGTAAATGAATGCATCTTTTCTCAATGCTCATGCCCTGCATTGGACTGCGATTACACTGGCTCATACGAAGCTCTCTGGTGGCACTATAGTTATGGATTATGTGTCGCTCCCCGAGATGGATCCTTCACATATAAAGTACCCTCTACTGTTCGGATGAACATCAGTGATAAGATAAAAATCCATGCGGATCGTACAAATGAACTACTGTTTGCAGTGCAGTGTTTTAGGGAGCCGTCCGGTGTGCGTGTAACTGTAAGCTGCATGGCACCATCTTCTCCAACAGTAGGAAAGTTCTCATATCATCTCTCCTACACTGTCGATGGGGAAACTATTACTTACAAATCACAAGACATGAAGAGGATTCTTGAAGTGAGTTTTCAAACCCCTCTTGAGCATTTCATGTTGATCCCTCACTCTTCATTGCGTGGTGACTTGTTGGAGATGAAGCTTACCATCGAGGAGGTCAATCAAGTGTAA
- the LOC104706947 gene encoding agamous-like MADS-box protein AGL97, translated as MPSSESTMKKGTKRKIEIKKRETKQQRAVACSKRRQTVFSKAADLCHLSGANIAVFVTSPSEISDVVYSFSGYSPAQEIADCYLNRKPPPKIEVKPQSKLGFWWEDPDLYHSCDDLSELNILEDRIERVKKHMMACLEKKEKXTKNRNQETRNQTATSGGLL; from the coding sequence ATGCCGTCGTCTGAGTCCACAatgaagaaaggaacaaaacgaAAAATCGAAATCAAGAAACGAGAAACCAAACAGCAACGAGCGGTGGCTTGCTCTAAACGCCGTCAAACTGTCTTTTCCAAAGCCGCCGATCTCTGTCATCTCTCGGGAGCCAACATCGCCGTCTTCGTAACCTCTCCCTCAGAGATCTCCGACGTTGTTTACTCCTTCTCCGGCTACTCTCCTGCCCAAGAGATCGCTGATTGTTACCTAAATCGCAAGCCACCTCCTAAGATTGAAGTTAAACCCCAATCGAAGCTAGGGTTTTGGTGGGAAGACCCTGATCTATACCATTCTTGTGATGATCTCTCTGAGTTAAACATCCTCGAGGATCGTatagagagagtgaagaagcaTATGATGGCGTgccttgagaagaaagaaaaaNAAACGAAAAATCGAAATCAAGAAACGAGAAACCAAACAGCAACGAGCGGTGGCTTGCTCTAA
- the LOC109125858 gene encoding putative F-box/FBD/LRR-repeat protein At3g49040, whose translation MLNASPKLQILKLTDVNMSSNKGNRIGQKWNQPKCVPECLLFNLETFVWIGHEWQRKDEKEIATYILRNTRRLKKATFSTKPIEREKLKKLEKRRRMLDELANVDRASNSCHFVFESM comes from the exons ATGCTTAATGCTTCTCCTAAGTTGCAAATCCTCAAGCTTACCGACGTGA ATATGTCTTCTAACAAAGGAAATCGGATCGGCCAAAAATGGAATCAGCCGAAATGTGTACCCGAATGTTTGTTGTTCAATCTTGAGACATTCGTATGGATAGGACATGAATGGCAACgaaaagatgagaaagaaaTTGCCACATACATCCTAAGAAACACAAGACGGTTGAAGAAAGCAACTTTCTCCACAAAACCCATCGAACGGGAAAAGCTCAAAAAATTGGAAAAGAGACGTAGGATGCTCGACGAGTTGGCGAATGTGGACAGGGCTTCAAATTCATGTCATTTTGTGTTTGAATCCATGTAA
- the LOC104709426 gene encoding uncharacterized protein LOC104709426 translates to MGCARCGADEETVSHALFICPPTRQVWALSQVPVGPNSFPMKSVCANLDYFLGSKNSGSQVSAYPWILWYIWKAKNARVFENEDEQPEEIIWVAEGEALTWQHAQEEGEDEDLTSCHFDSHPRLRATASSLPTIYSGYRCFIEGSWKVGDSFVGA, encoded by the coding sequence ATGGGTTGTGCACGGTGTGGTGCCGATGAGGAAACAGTGAGTCATGCCCTTTTTATTTGTCCACCGACTCGTCAAGTTTGGGCGTTATCTCAGGTACCAGTGGGACCAAATTCCTTTCCAATGAAGTCAGTGTGTGCAAATTTGGACTATTTTTTAGGCTCTAAGAATTCGGGTTCTCAAGTATCGGCTTATCCttggattttgtggtatatatggaaagcaAAGAATGCACGAGTTTTTGAGAATGAAGATGAGCAGCCTGAGGAGATTATTTGGGTAGCAGAAGGCGAGGCGCTGACCTGGCAGCATGCCCAGGAGGAGGGCGAGGATGAGGATCTCACTTCCTGCCATTTTGACTCTCACCCAAGGCTAAGGGCGACTGCAAGCTCCCTTCCTACTATCTATTCAGGCTACCGTTGTTTCATTGAGGGATCTTGGAAAGTAGGAGATTCGTTTGTAGGCGCATGA